DNA from Fretibacterium sp. OH1220_COT-178:
CGTCTGCGCCCTGATCTGCGAGCACCCCTGCGAGACCCGCTGCCGCAGGAACATGGTGGACGACGCCGTGAACATCCGCGGGCTGAAGTTCTATGCGGTGGAGCACGCCGGAGAGGTCCCCGTGGGGCCGAACTCGCCCGCCACGGGCAAGCGCATCGCCGTCGTGGGGGGAGGGCCCAGCGGCCTGTCGGCGGCCTACTATCTCGCGCAGATGGGACACGAGGTGGAGATCTTCGAGCAGCGCGCCAGGCTGGGGGGGATGCTGCGCTACGGGATCCCCAACTACCGGCTTCCCCGGGAGCGGCTGGACCGCGAGATCGCGACGATCCTCTCGACGGGAGTGGGGGTCCATACGGGGGTGGTCGTGGGCAAGGACGTCTCGCTGGAGCAGCTGAGGGAGGAGTTCGACGCGGTCTACATCGCCATCGGGGCCCAGGGAGAGAAGACGATCAACATCGAGGGCATCGACGCCGAGGGCGTGGTTTCCGCGGTGCGGCTGCTGCGGAAGATCGGGGACGACGAGTATCCCGACTTTTCGGGCAAGAATGTGGTCGTCGTGGGCGGGGGCAACGTGGCCATGGACGTGGCCCGTTCGGCCGTGCGCCTGAAGGCGGACAAGGTCAGCGTCGTCTACCGCCGCAGAAGGGTGGACATGACGGCCATCGACCAGGAGATCGAGGCGGCCATGAGCGAGGGCTGCGAGGTCTACGACCTCTACACGCCTCAGAGGATCGAGGTGGACGAGAACAATCGCGTTCGGGCCCTCCGCATCCAGCCGCAGATCATCAGCAAAATTCGGGGAGACAACCGTCCCGGTGTGGCCAAGGCCGTCCGGGAGGCCCTTCGAATCCCCTGCGATCTTGTGATCGTCGCCATCGGCCAGGGCATCGAGTCCAAGGAGTTCGAGAAGAACGGAATACCCGTGAAGGAGGGAAGCATCGCCTCCCTGAGCTGCGCCGGAATCGAGGGGGTGTCCGGGATCTACGCGGGCGGCGACTGCGTCTCCGGACCTGCGACCGTCATCCGGGCGATCGCCGCGGGCAAGGTGGCCGCCGCAAACATCGACGAATATCTGGGCTTCAACCATATCATCGAGACGGACGTGGAGATCCCCCAGCCCAGCCTGGCGGACCGGATCCCCTGCGGCCGCGTGAACCTCAGGGAGAGGGATGTGGCCTCCCGCATCGGCGATTTCGACGAGGTGGAATGTTGCATGACCGAGGAGGAGGCGTCCCAGGAGTCGCGCCGTTGCCTGCGCTGCGACCACTTCGGGTTCGGGGTCTTTAAAGGAGGGAGGACGCTCCGATGGTAAGCCTGACGATCGACAACCAAAAGATCGAGGTCCCCGAGGGGACCAGCATCATGCGTGCTGCGGCGATGCACCACATCGAGATCCCCCACCTCTGCTTTTTGGAAGGGCTCAACGAGATCGGAGCCTGCCGCATCTGCGTCGTGGAGATGGAGGGCATGGAGCGCCTCGTCACAGCCTGCAACAATGTCGTGGAGGAGGGGATGGTGCTCTACACGAACAGCCCGAAGGTCCGCGAGACCCGCAAGGTGAACATCGAGCTCATCCTGTCCCAGCACAATACGCGTTGTGCCGTCTGCAGCCGCTGCGGGAACTGCGCCCTGCAGTCCGTCGCGAACGACCTGGGGGTCATCGATCCCCCGTATGGGGAGGAGCTTCCGCCCTTCCGCTGGAATCGTGATTTTCCGCTGATCCGCGACGCACAGCGCTGCATCAAGTGCATGCGCTGCGTTCAGGTGTGCGACAAGGTACAGGGGCTGAACGTTTGGGACGTATCGCAGACGGGATCCCGGACCACGGTGGACGTCTCCGGCAATCGGTTGATCGAGGAGTCGGACTGCTCCCTCTGCGGACAGTGCATCACCCACTGTCCTGTCGGTGCGCTTCGGGAGCGGGACGACGTGCAGAAGGTCTTCGACGCGCTGGCCGATCCCGAGAAGGTCGTGGTGGTGCAGATCGCCCCCGCCGTCCGCGCGGCCTGGGGGGAGTCCCTTGGGGTTCCCCGCGAGTTCGCGACGGTCAAACGGCTGGTGGCGGCCCTGCGCAGGATGGGGGTGGATTACGTCTTCGATACGGTGTTCTCCGCGGATTTGACGATCATGGAGGAGGGCAGCGAGTTTCTTGAGAGGCTGAGAAACTCCGAGCACGAGACCTTCCCGATGTTCACCTCCTGCTGCCCGGGCTGGATACGCTTCGTCAAGTCCCAGTACCCGGACATGA
Protein-coding regions in this window:
- a CDS encoding NAD(P)-binding protein, which codes for MSRLSIVTRNKAQTTVETLYKDLERRIVASPPGLCPIDLASSFLKLCHAQTCGKCVPCRIGLGQLEKLLEKVLDGTADLEAVDLIRRTAETVYHSADCAIGFEAALMVLKGIEGFRDDYESHILRKRCTFELEQPVPCVSLCPAGVDIPGYVALVAEGRYADAVRLIRKDNPMPAVCALICEHPCETRCRRNMVDDAVNIRGLKFYAVEHAGEVPVGPNSPATGKRIAVVGGGPSGLSAAYYLAQMGHEVEIFEQRARLGGMLRYGIPNYRLPRERLDREIATILSTGVGVHTGVVVGKDVSLEQLREEFDAVYIAIGAQGEKTINIEGIDAEGVVSAVRLLRKIGDDEYPDFSGKNVVVVGGGNVAMDVARSAVRLKADKVSVVYRRRRVDMTAIDQEIEAAMSEGCEVYDLYTPQRIEVDENNRVRALRIQPQIISKIRGDNRPGVAKAVREALRIPCDLVIVAIGQGIESKEFEKNGIPVKEGSIASLSCAGIEGVSGIYAGGDCVSGPATVIRAIAAGKVAAANIDEYLGFNHIIETDVEIPQPSLADRIPCGRVNLRERDVASRIGDFDEVECCMTEEEASQESRRCLRCDHFGFGVFKGGRTLRW
- a CDS encoding NADH-dependent [FeFe] hydrogenase, group A6 → MVSLTIDNQKIEVPEGTSIMRAAAMHHIEIPHLCFLEGLNEIGACRICVVEMEGMERLVTACNNVVEEGMVLYTNSPKVRETRKVNIELILSQHNTRCAVCSRCGNCALQSVANDLGVIDPPYGEELPPFRWNRDFPLIRDAQRCIKCMRCVQVCDKVQGLNVWDVSQTGSRTTVDVSGNRLIEESDCSLCGQCITHCPVGALRERDDVQKVFDALADPEKVVVVQIAPAVRAAWGESLGVPREFATVKRLVAALRRMGVDYVFDTVFSADLTIMEEGSEFLERLRNSEHETFPMFTSCCPGWIRFVKSQYPDMIPQLSTAKSPQQMFGAVTKSYYADLMGIDPRQIFNVSIMPCTAKKYECGVGVMNDAGAGPDVDVVLTTREVARLIRAEHIMVEHLEEEEFDSPLGTGTGAGVIFGATGGVMEAALRTAYAIVMGKNPDPDAFKNVRGRQGWKEATFGLGDRELRVAVASGLGNARRLIEALRRGEAAYHFVEIMACPGGCAGGGGQPIHDGYEAAGDRAEVLYGLDTVNELRFSHENPAVIQCYERYFEKPLSHRSHKLLHTDVAKWEL